GGCGACGACCTCGGCGTGAAGGCTGCTGCGGTCGATCAGCGTCATTCCGGTCTTCCCCCCACCGCAGCCGTCCGGTCCGCCAGCGCCTGCTCCAGCAGGATGGCGACATGCACCGCCCGCCGGCCGGCGCCGTCCTGGATCTGGTGGCGGCAACTCGTCCCGTCGGCCACCAGGATGGTGTCCGCATCGGCGGCGCGCACCGCCGGCAGCAGGTCGAGTTCTCCCATGCTCATCGACACCTCGTGATGCTCCGCCTGATAGCCGAAGGCTCCGGCCATTCCGCAACAGGTGGATTGTAGCACCGAAACCGCAAGGTCCGGGATCAGCTTCAGCACTCTTTCCACGGGCGGCAGCGCGCCCATGGCCTTCTGGTGGCAATGGCCGTGCACCAGCGCCTTGCGTGCCGCTAGCGGCTTCAGCGCCAGGGTCAGCCGGCCGGCGGCGTGCTCGCGGTCGAGGAACTCCTCGAACAGCAGGGCGTGGTCGGCGATGCGGGCATATTCCAGTCCGGGCAGCACCGCCGTCATCTCGTCGCGCAGGGTCAGCAGGCAGGATGGCTCCAGCCCGACGATCGGCACCCCGCGCCCGGCATAGGGCATCAGCGCCTCGACCACGCGCCATTGCTCCGCCCGCGCCTGCTCGACCAGACCGGCGGCGAGAAAGGTCCGGCCGCAGCACAGCGGCCGGCCGCCGTCGGCCGGTGCCGCGCCATGGACGGTGTACCCCGCCGCCTCCAGCACGCGGGCCGCCGCGCGGGCGTTGTCGGACTCGAACCAGCGGTTGAAGGTATCGGCGAACAGAACCACCTCGCCGGCCGCGCCGGGCTTCGGGACGTCGGGGTGCCGGAACGGCGTCCGGTGCCAGCGCGGCAGCGACCGGTGGCGGCTCAGCCCGAGCAGGCGCTCGGTCAGCGCCGGCAGGCCGGGGATCCGGCCGTGCAGGTTCAGCAGGGGGGCGGCGGCCGACAGCGCCGGGGCGTAGCGCGGCAGCCACGCGACCAGCCGGTCGCGCAGCGACAGGCGGGCGCCGTGCTTGCGGCGCTGGGCCAGCACCTCGATCTTCATCTTCGCCATGTCGACGCCGGTCGGGCATTCGCGCTTGCAGCCCTTGCAGCCGACGCAGAGGTCCAGCGCCTCCATCACCCCGTCGCCGGCCAGCCCCTTGGGGCCGAGCTGACCGGTCAGCGCCAGCCTCAGCGTGTTGGCCCGGCCGCGGGTGACATGCTGCTCGTCACGGGTCGCCCGGTATGACGGGCACATCACGCCGGGGTCGGACTTCCGGCAGGTGCCGTTGTTGTTGCACATCTCCACCGCGCCGAGGAAGCCGTTCCACTCCGACCAGTCCAGTGCGGTGTCGACCGGCATGGCGCCATAGCCGGGCTTGTAGCGGAACAGGCGGCGGTCATCCATGCGCGGCGGATCGACGATCTTCCCGGGGTTGAACAGGCCGGCCGGGTCGAACAGCATCTTGACCTCGCGGAAGGCATCGACGATGCGGCGGCCGTACATCGGCTCATGGAATTCGGAGCGGACCAGCCCGTCGCCATGCTCCCCGGAATGGGACCCCTTGTATTCGCGCACCAGGGCGAAGGCTTCCTCGGCGATGGCGCGCATCTTCCGCACCTCCAGCTCCTGC
The Azospirillum sp. TSA2s DNA segment above includes these coding regions:
- a CDS encoding FAD-binding and (Fe-S)-binding domain-containing protein, with translation MPLDDRNAPPRRGSRIGDSALAARLRGAVKGEVLFDRFARGRYSTDASIYQMEPVGVVVPRDAEDVAAAVAVAVEEGVPILPRGGGTSQCGQTVNEALVLDCSRHLNRILDVDAEARTATVQPGIVLDHLNKALKPLGLWFPVDVSTAAQATIGGMTGNNSCGTRSLRYGNMVHNVRAIDAVLADGTPVRFDGSAPSTERHRQLEAALKALHAREADEITARIPAVRRKVGGYNIERLDGDHPNLAKLLVGSEGTLAFFQRIELALAPLPRHKVLGVCHFPTFRKAMESAQAIVALKPAAVELVDRNMIALGRNIPLFRATMDRFIVGEPDALLLVEFAGEDRDEEIANLRRLSELMGDLGLPGAVVEAVDPAFQAAIWEVRKAGLNIMMSMRTEGKPVSFIEDCAVPLEHLADYTERLTEVFHRHGTTGTWYAHASEGCLHVRPVLNLKQELEVRKMRAIAEEAFALVREYKGSHSGEHGDGLVRSEFHEPMYGRRIVDAFREVKMLFDPAGLFNPGKIVDPPRMDDRRLFRYKPGYGAMPVDTALDWSEWNGFLGAVEMCNNNGTCRKSDPGVMCPSYRATRDEQHVTRGRANTLRLALTGQLGPKGLAGDGVMEALDLCVGCKGCKRECPTGVDMAKMKIEVLAQRRKHGARLSLRDRLVAWLPRYAPALSAAAPLLNLHGRIPGLPALTERLLGLSRHRSLPRWHRTPFRHPDVPKPGAAGEVVLFADTFNRWFESDNARAAARVLEAAGYTVHGAAPADGGRPLCCGRTFLAAGLVEQARAEQWRVVEALMPYAGRGVPIVGLEPSCLLTLRDEMTAVLPGLEYARIADHALLFEEFLDREHAAGRLTLALKPLAARKALVHGHCHQKAMGALPPVERVLKLIPDLAVSVLQSTCCGMAGAFGYQAEHHEVSMSMGELDLLPAVRAADADTILVADGTSCRHQIQDGAGRRAVHVAILLEQALADRTAAVGGRPE